In the genome of Granulibacter bethesdensis CGDNIH1, one region contains:
- a CDS encoding formate hydrogenlyase subunit 3: MAILPILLCAATCLGLAGERLMAAPPRQDRRILPARLRRLVLCHIVLCAMGGLSCLSVLLGGASWNGTAWVGGALPALVSDTIALRLGLDGFSAFTALAGFCALGLASATGLDRPGGAATRLAFVTAALMLTVMAADVMTLAGGIALLFVALWACPTHDGASPDTETNTSNPAHTAPHSGNAAAIVGIPLLIISTVMLMQHASPADGGPVQAVGSARPLVWIALLLLTILVLTTMVALRTPSSGRSRIVTEKHPSGLEPTAPDLAAITLALPVQRSPAPSLATPAQIVRPALQVIVPVYLLGRLGLDFLREAAGPGESTPLMLAGAILAMAGGIGTLRGRSIGRCVTGMADSQTGLAILGCGLAVAAMAVDLPDLASLSLASALIIVLSAALLMPVLATGATLIEEGAGTTMLDRLGGIIIGMPRIALLTGGACLASAMLPPSPLYAGRWMLVQALIGGQRIQDAGLDALLTLGLVATALASALGMVAVLRVLCIAILGRPRAPRAAASTEPRRPAGLRAMQAGLAACIVAGLIPGPVLHLLHGALAALCGHTMDDRTGWIGISAQVDSMLSYTPLWIALALICGTVLLLRFLHGRRSTTRNAVPWNDGDAPPPPWLPFGDPATQPDPDSVADTFLAPLPPLKPIPPALSGLPSRLWMMLTATLGRAERFIPAGASFGLLAVLCLLLAMAALEARP, translated from the coding sequence ATGGCCATTCTGCCCATCCTGCTCTGCGCCGCCACCTGCCTGGGACTGGCGGGGGAAAGGCTGATGGCTGCACCACCGCGGCAGGATCGTCGGATTCTGCCGGCCCGGCTGAGGCGGCTGGTGCTGTGCCATATCGTGCTGTGTGCCATGGGGGGTCTATCCTGCCTGTCTGTTCTGCTCGGGGGCGCTTCATGGAATGGAACAGCATGGGTTGGGGGCGCCTTGCCCGCGCTGGTATCGGATACCATTGCCCTGCGTCTGGGGCTGGACGGATTTTCCGCCTTTACAGCGCTGGCCGGATTTTGTGCGCTCGGGCTGGCCAGCGCCACCGGGCTGGATCGACCCGGAGGAGCAGCCACGCGGCTGGCCTTTGTAACAGCCGCGTTGATGCTGACCGTCATGGCGGCCGATGTCATGACACTGGCAGGGGGCATCGCTTTGCTTTTCGTTGCCCTGTGGGCCTGCCCCACGCATGACGGGGCATCCCCTGACACGGAAACGAACACGTCCAACCCGGCCCATACCGCGCCCCATTCGGGGAATGCGGCTGCCATTGTGGGAATTCCGCTGCTGATCATCTCTACGGTCATGCTGATGCAGCACGCCTCTCCCGCAGATGGGGGTCCGGTACAGGCCGTCGGGTCAGCCCGGCCGCTGGTCTGGATTGCCCTGTTACTGCTGACCATCCTCGTTCTGACGACGATGGTTGCCCTGCGCACGCCTTCCTCCGGGCGATCCCGGATCGTGACGGAGAAGCACCCTTCCGGGTTGGAACCGACCGCCCCGGACCTTGCTGCCATCACCCTTGCTTTGCCAGTACAGCGCAGCCCGGCACCGAGCCTCGCCACTCCGGCGCAGATCGTCCGGCCCGCCTTGCAGGTGATTGTGCCGGTTTACCTGCTCGGACGGCTGGGACTCGACTTCCTGCGTGAGGCTGCGGGACCAGGAGAGAGCACTCCCCTGATGCTGGCCGGAGCGATTCTGGCCATGGCCGGTGGAATCGGCACCTTGCGGGGACGCAGCATTGGCCGCTGCGTGACCGGAATGGCGGACAGTCAGACCGGCCTTGCGATTCTGGGCTGTGGGCTGGCCGTAGCCGCCATGGCGGTTGATCTGCCCGATCTTGCCAGCCTTTCCCTGGCTTCCGCCCTGATCATCGTCCTGTCCGCCGCCCTGCTGATGCCAGTGCTGGCAACCGGGGCCACATTGATCGAGGAAGGGGCCGGCACCACCATGCTGGACCGGCTTGGCGGCATCATCATCGGGATGCCACGCATCGCCCTGCTGACCGGCGGAGCCTGCCTGGCCAGCGCAATGCTGCCGCCTTCTCCGCTTTATGCCGGGCGCTGGATGCTGGTTCAGGCCCTGATCGGCGGCCAGAGAATTCAGGATGCCGGTCTGGATGCCTTGCTGACGCTCGGACTGGTCGCCACGGCGCTGGCCTCGGCGTTGGGGATGGTGGCAGTACTGCGCGTGCTCTGCATCGCCATTCTCGGCCGCCCCCGTGCGCCACGGGCTGCCGCCAGCACGGAACCGCGCCGTCCCGCCGGGCTGCGGGCCATGCAGGCAGGGCTTGCGGCCTGTATCGTGGCAGGGCTGATCCCGGGCCCTGTGCTGCACCTTCTGCACGGGGCGCTGGCGGCGCTGTGCGGTCATACCATGGATGATCGGACTGGCTGGATCGGTATCAGCGCGCAGGTCGATAGTATGCTGAGCTATACCCCGCTGTGGATCGCGCTGGCATTGATCTGCGGCACCGTCCTGCTGCTGCGCTTCCTGCACGGGCGACGCAGCACGACCCGCAATGCCGTGCCATGGAATGATGGCGATGCGCCGCCGCCGCCCTGGCTGCCCTTCGGCGATCCAGCCACCCAGCCTGACCCTGATTCGGTGGCCGATACTTTTCTGGCCCCGCTGCCGCCTCTGAAACCCATCCCGCCGGCCCTGTCCGGCCTGCCTTCACGGCTGTGGATGATGCTGACAGCCACGCTGGGCCGGGCAGAACGTTTCATACCGGCCGGGGCCTCTTTCGGGCTGCTGGCAGTGCTCTGTCTGTTGCTGGCCATGGCCGCTCTGGAGGCACGGCCATGA